Proteins from one Lachnospiraceae bacterium KGMB03038 genomic window:
- a CDS encoding permease: MIVFLVAFIGYLAGSIKIRGVELGTAGVLLIALVFGHFGFEVPDLVRELGLICFVTSVGFIAGPKFFRNFKLNAKSYILLGVIIIAAGALTTVAIIEFAGVPSDISVGMMSGALTSTPGLAAAIDATGSSNASVGYGIAYPFGVVGVVLFVQLVPKFLKTDMAAERARFEAAQNVGDEEFHKTKKEELFYADSMGFFPFALAIVLGIILANIVIPLPGGAEFSLGTSGGPLIAGLILGHFGKVGKLSMKVEKHVLECLREFGLALFLIGAGVQAGAGFVEILREEGLVLFIYGALITLIPMLIGYFFAAKVLRLSLFNTLGSICGGMTSTPALGTLIRVTETDDVASAYAATYPVALVFVVLACQFIGIFL, encoded by the coding sequence ATGATCGTATTTCTGGTGGCATTTATCGGGTATCTGGCGGGAAGCATCAAGATCCGCGGCGTAGAGCTGGGAACGGCGGGCGTCCTGCTGATAGCCCTGGTATTTGGCCATTTTGGATTTGAAGTACCAGATCTGGTGCGGGAGCTGGGATTGATCTGTTTTGTGACGAGCGTAGGATTTATCGCCGGACCTAAGTTTTTCCGTAATTTTAAACTGAACGCAAAATCCTATATTTTGCTGGGAGTTATCATTATTGCGGCGGGAGCGCTGACTACAGTGGCTATTATAGAATTTGCCGGCGTGCCCTCCGACATCAGCGTGGGTATGATGTCGGGAGCGCTGACCAGTACGCCTGGGCTTGCGGCGGCCATTGACGCCACCGGGTCGTCAAACGCTTCGGTAGGATATGGCATTGCCTATCCCTTTGGCGTGGTGGGCGTGGTGCTGTTTGTCCAGCTTGTTCCCAAGTTTTTGAAGACAGATATGGCGGCGGAGCGGGCCAGGTTTGAGGCGGCTCAGAATGTGGGAGATGAAGAGTTCCATAAGACAAAGAAGGAAGAATTGTTTTACGCGGACAGTATGGGATTTTTCCCCTTTGCGCTGGCCATTGTGCTGGGGATCATTCTGGCGAATATTGTGATCCCCCTTCCCGGCGGAGCGGAATTCTCTCTGGGCACATCCGGCGGGCCGCTGATCGCGGGCCTGATCCTGGGGCATTTTGGGAAAGTCGGAAAATTAAGTATGAAAGTAGAAAAACATGTGTTAGAATGTCTTCGGGAATTTGGACTGGCTTTGTTTTTGATCGGAGCCGGCGTACAGGCCGGAGCCGGATTTGTTGAGATCCTGCGGGAAGAAGGACTGGTACTGTTTATCTATGGAGCGCTTATTACACTGATACCAATGCTTATCGGGTATTTCTTTGCGGCAAAAGTATTGAGACTAAGTCTGTTCAACACATTAGGATCTATCTGCGGCGGGATGACCAGTACGCCGGCGCTGGGAACCCTGATCCGGGTGACCGAGACCGACGATGTGGCAAGCGCTTATGCGGCTACATATCCCGTGGCCCTGGTATTCGTAGTATTAGCCTGCCAGTTTATTGGGATATTCCTGTAA
- a CDS encoding Fe-S-containing hydro-lyase: protein MARKITLPLTEELAKTLHAGDQVLLTGTIYTSRDAGHKRMCEALAKGEELPFDPTDATIYYVGPTPAKPGQVIGSAGPTTSGRMDAYAPTMMSVGARGMIGKGARLPEVVEAMKKYSGVYFGAIGGAGALLAKCIKKAELVAYEDLGAEALRRLYVEDMPLVVIIDSEGNNLYEEGRKAYLAEK from the coding sequence ATGGCAAGAAAGATTACCTTACCCCTTACAGAAGAATTAGCCAAAACCCTTCACGCGGGAGACCAGGTACTCCTTACAGGGACCATCTATACCTCAAGAGATGCCGGGCATAAACGGATGTGCGAGGCGCTGGCAAAGGGAGAAGAACTGCCCTTTGATCCAACAGACGCCACCATCTACTATGTAGGACCAACACCGGCGAAACCAGGACAGGTGATCGGAAGCGCCGGGCCCACCACCAGCGGCCGGATGGACGCCTACGCGCCTACCATGATGTCCGTGGGAGCTAGAGGCATGATCGGCAAAGGCGCCCGCCTTCCAGAAGTGGTCGAAGCCATGAAAAAGTACAGCGGCGTATACTTTGGAGCTATTGGCGGCGCGGGAGCGCTGCTGGCCAAATGCATCAAGAAAGCAGAACTGGTGGCTTATGAAGACCTGGGAGCGGAAGCCCTGCGCAGGCTGTATGTAGAAGACATGCCGCTGGTAGTCATCATCGACAGCGAAGGAAACAATCTGTACGAAGAAGGCAGAAAAGCCTATCTGGCGGAGAAATAG
- a CDS encoding prolyl-tRNA synthetase associated domain-containing protein: MYISEITTTVPEDVKERAPLEQEVYKVFQKLGIPFERVDNDPAASMEECAEIGEVLQAPVRKDVFLCNRKKTTFFLLLMPDDKAFDTSSFSKKMGVSRMSFASPEHMMEYIGCTPGSASVVGLLNDQDDYVQLIIDKEVAEAEWFVCNTGINTTHLKFKTQDLLKKFLPYTHHRPRIVDL; encoded by the coding sequence ATGTATATCAGTGAGATCACAACAACGGTGCCGGAGGATGTGAAGGAACGTGCTCCCCTGGAACAGGAGGTTTACAAGGTGTTCCAGAAATTGGGGATCCCGTTTGAGCGGGTAGACAATGACCCGGCGGCGTCTATGGAGGAATGTGCGGAAATTGGTGAAGTGCTGCAGGCGCCGGTGCGCAAGGATGTGTTCCTGTGCAATCGGAAGAAAACAACTTTCTTCCTGCTTCTGATGCCGGACGATAAGGCTTTTGATACGTCTTCTTTCAGTAAAAAGATGGGAGTTTCCCGTATGTCTTTCGCCTCTCCGGAACATATGATGGAGTATATCGGATGTACGCCTGGATCGGCCAGTGTGGTAGGGCTTTTGAATGATCAGGACGACTATGTGCAGCTTATTATCGATAAAGAGGTGGCGGAAGCAGAGTGGTTTGTATGTAACACAGGGATCAATACCACCCATTTGAAATTCAAAACCCAGGATCTTTTGAAGAAATTTCTGCCCTACACCCATCACAGACCACGGATCGTGGATCTGTAA
- a CDS encoding fumarate hydratase, which translates to MREINVSALTDVIERLCIEANNHLPEDVKCAIQNCRSQEDGEIAKGVLDNIIENYEIADAENVPICQDTGMACVFLEIGQDVHLTGGDLREAVDEGVRRGYDKGYLRKSVVGDPVRRGNTGDNTPAMLYTEIVPGEQIKVTVGPKGFGSENMSQIRMFKPSAGLQGIKDFILEVVETAGPNPCPPMVVGVGIGGTFDKCALLAKKALMRPLDSSNPDLFYADLEKEMLEKINELGIGPQGFGGKTTAIGLNIETLPTHIAGMPCAVNINCHVTRHKSEVI; encoded by the coding sequence ATGCGTGAAATCAATGTGAGCGCGCTGACGGATGTGATCGAGCGGCTCTGTATCGAAGCCAACAATCATCTTCCGGAAGATGTGAAATGCGCGATCCAGAACTGCCGTTCTCAAGAAGACGGTGAAATCGCCAAAGGAGTTCTGGATAACATTATCGAGAACTATGAGATCGCGGATGCGGAAAATGTTCCGATTTGCCAGGATACAGGAATGGCCTGTGTATTTCTGGAAATCGGACAGGACGTACACCTGACAGGCGGAGATTTAAGAGAAGCGGTAGACGAAGGAGTCCGCCGGGGATATGACAAAGGTTATCTGCGCAAATCTGTAGTGGGAGATCCGGTCCGCCGGGGAAATACAGGAGATAACACGCCGGCTATGCTTTACACAGAGATCGTTCCCGGCGAACAGATCAAAGTGACGGTGGGACCAAAAGGATTCGGAAGTGAGAATATGAGCCAGATCCGTATGTTTAAACCGTCTGCCGGTCTGCAGGGGATCAAAGATTTTATCCTGGAAGTAGTGGAGACGGCAGGTCCCAACCCATGTCCGCCCATGGTGGTAGGAGTAGGGATCGGAGGCACTTTTGACAAATGCGCCTTGCTTGCCAAGAAAGCTCTGATGCGGCCCTTAGATTCCTCCAATCCGGATCTGTTTTACGCAGATCTGGAGAAAGAAATGCTGGAGAAGATCAATGAACTGGGGATCGGACCGCAGGGATTTGGCGGAAAGACCACGGCGATCGGTCTGAACATAGAGACACTGCCCACTCATATTGCGGGAATGCCCTGCGCGGTCAACATCAACTGTCATGTGACGCGCCACAAATCGGAGGTGATATAA